The following proteins are encoded in a genomic region of Ostrea edulis chromosome 7, xbOstEdul1.1, whole genome shotgun sequence:
- the LOC125656994 gene encoding uncharacterized protein LOC125656994 encodes MLFVLKFEFRPREGICPSLLFLNTRKHTQLVIRMDTSCGDRMVSLFFAGLFVGFLLLFLVCVLLWRFRARWVKKAAKQLRLGYQDNNETKNNDKRKTYSLREQEPIPSDSPVLMRRRQTAITSSHMTFRPLNSNPCNVGDADVGDHVKLQSMYSAPRDLIPATSRSSCLGQLGLADYMLKPDETDCSPQSPVSTEQISRKPPTKYRYDSYDDESPYSLIRYPVGGYPSQVLYSPRHEYTPHSESRLDSRGSDYTRHQDTGQDPRWSAFRSHRRSTCPELPDLRLDHREVWSQNIGPSQNSETSIANERVDAYKPKEEEQFYYTLENVNPRPISRLERLLSMPRDSQLIDRDSSGNSSSLSEKCSNSLSETIITECPYLRRNFDKGLPDQRKTMGCSVISSTSV; translated from the exons ATGctttttgttttaaagtttgaaTTCCGCCCACGTGAGGGAATTTGCCCTTCCCTTCTTTTCCTTAACACAAGGAAACATACACAGTTAGTAATTAGAATGGACACGTCCTGCG GTGATCGCATGGTCTCTCTGTTCTTTGCTGGGCTATTTGTCGGGTTTTTGCTGTTGTTCTTGGTGTGTGTCCTCCTTTGGAGATTCAG AGCAAGGTGGGTCAAGAAGGCTGCAAAGCAACTCCGCCTCGGTTACCAAGACAACAACGAAACCAAGAACAATGATAAG agaaaaactTATTCTTTACGAGAACAGGAACCTATTCCCTCCGATTCTCCTGTCCTCATGAGAAGAAGACAAACAGCCATTACAAGCAGTCACATGACCTTCCGACCCCTGAACTCGAATCCCTGTAACGTTGGAGACGCTGATGTAGGAGATCACGTGAAGCTTCAATCCATGTACTCTGCACCTCGTGACCTAATTCCTGCTACATCTCGGAGTAGCTGCCTCGGGCAACTTGGTTTGGCAGATTACATGTTAAAACCAGATGAAACCGATTGTTCTCCTCAGAGTCCCGTATCGACTGAACAAATTTCAAGGAAGCCACCAACAAAATACAGATATGACTCGTACGATGATGAGTCTCCCTACAGTTTAATTCGGTATCCTGTGGGAGGATATCCCAgtcaggttttatattcaccaAGACACGAGTATACTCCACATTCAGAATCAAGACTAGACTCACGTGGAAGTGATTATACGAGACACCAGGACACAGGTCAGGATCCTAGATGGTCAGCATTCAGAAGTCACCGACGTTCAACGTGTCCAGAACTCCCTGACCTTCGTCTTGACCACAGGGAAGTATGGTCACAGAACATTGGCCCCTCACAA AATTCTGAAACATCCATCGCCAACGAGAGAGTGGATGCGTATAAACCCAAAGAAGAGGAACAATTTTACTACACACTAGAAAACGTGAATCCACGCCCCATTTCTAGATTGGAGAGATTACTCAGTATGCCACGTGACTCCCAATTGATCGACCGTGACAGTTCCGGTAACAGTTCCTCACTTTCAGAGAAGTGTTCGAATAGCCTCTCGGAGACAATAATCACGGAGTGTCCTTACTTGAGAAGGAACTTTGATAAAGGGTTACCTGATCAAAGAAAAACAATGGGCTGTTCTGTGATATCATCAACAAGCGtctaa
- the LOC125656982 gene encoding prickle planar cell polarity protein 3-B-like isoform X2, which yields MKGLERKICKHCKCPPESHDMTSHGDHDRSLTRLNHDPKRNSTSDDDSGCPLEEYAWVPPGLKPEQVHQYFSCLPEDKVPFLNSVGEKYRVRQLLQQLPPHDNEVRYCNTLSEDEKRELRMFSVQRKREALGRGSVRPLPLTMQGVICCKCQQMISGGSMAVFASRAGHDKIWHPACFTCTTCDELLVDLIYFFKDEFLYCGRHHAELIKPRCGACDEIIFADECTEAEGRSWHMKHFCCFECDRQLGGQRYIMKEGRPYCCVCFERMYAEYCDTCGEHIGVDQGQMTHEGQHWHATERCFKCHTCQKSLLGQPFLPKHGVIYCSAACSRAASMQTQTPRRPEDYVHDINSMRLGSPVSHALQEQGTMGMQEALRQQYSLSDSLPSSDRDQGYATSSNSEVYAPGMYDTVRSQKSQGQSSGNYELNVDGLIDALPVPHEAKLKKRLSQFSMPDLSTDPPSSPTEESVKMNSQSKSRSGSEKNLNTRYHEYEELPCMYDVPNRGMKQTNSSQQSNEYRSIRPIDRMIGSGNPESARSFPELRYNSINTSPQNVPPPQQNGQLNALPQNVNSGLPPLPDSARMNPVTRPPTGRVPLQVSDYPRSQSFEGRPSERAHNRRHGRRRSDRISRRDPGQGHWSDSNNYRDDDYCSTCSSSSDSDDSYYYDDRNQGLGARISYVDDMSLSLGANSAMRQRMTGRHRVKQKQCVIS from the exons gaAAATCTGTAAGCACTGTAAATGCCCTCCAGAATCCCATGACATGACTAGTCATGGCGACCATGACCGGAGCCTGACACGACTTAATCATGACCCCAAGCGGAATTCAACATCCGATGATGACAGCGGCTGCCCACTGGAGGAGTACGCTTGGGTCCCGCCTGGACTTAAACCAGAGCAG GTCCACCAATACTTCTCCTGCCTTCCTGAGGACAAGGTTCCCTTCCTGAATAGTGTTGGTGAAAAATACAGAGTCCGCCAGCTTCTGCAGCAGTTACCTCCCCATGACAATGAGGTCCGTTACTGTAACACCCTCTCCGAGGACGAGAAGCGGGAACTACGGATGTTCAGTGTCCAGAGGAAACGTGAAGCCCTGGGGAGGGGCAGCGTCAGACCACTCCCCCTTACCATGCAGGGGGTCATCTGCTGCAAG TGTCAACAGATGATATCGGGCGGTTCCATGGCGGTGTTTGCCTCCAGGGCTGGACACGACAAAATCTGGCACCCGGCGTGTTTCACCTGCACCACCTGCGACGAACTCCTGGTCGACCTCATATACTTCTTCAAAGACGAGTTCTTGTACTGTGGGAGGCACCATGCTGAACTTATAAAGCCTCGCTGTGGGGCCTGTGATGAG ATAATTTTTGCTGATGAGTGCACTGAGGCTGAGGGGAGGAGCTGGCACATGAAACATTTCTGTTGTTTTGAGTGTGATCGACAGCTTGGAGGCCAGCGGTACATAATGAAGGAAGGTCGACCGTACTGCTGTGTGTGTTTCGAGAGAATGTACGCAGAGTATTGCGACACTTGTGGTGAACACATCGGTGTGGATCAAGGGCAAATGACCCACGAAGGTCAACACTGGCATGCGACTGAACGCTGCTTTAAGTGTCACACGTGTCAAAAATCGTTACTAGGACAACCATTTCTACCCAAGCACGGAGTGATTTACTGTTCTGCAGCCTGTAGTCGGGCTGCTTCCATGCAGACGCAAACTCCCAGGCGACCTGAGGATTATGTGCATGATATAAATAGCATGCGATTGGGATCCCCAGTCAGCCATGCATTACAGGAGCAAGGAACCATGGGAATGCAGGAAGCTTTACGACAGCAATATTCTCTGTCCGACAGTCTGCCGTCGTCGGACCGTGACCAAGGATATGCCACCAGTAGCAACAGTGAAGTGTACGCACCCGGAATGTACGACACTGTTAGGTCCCAGAAGTCTCAAGGTCAGAGCAGTGGAAATTACGAACTGAATGTAGATGGTCTTATTGATGCTCTGCCTGTTCCACACGAAGCCAAACTCAAAAAGAGGCTGTCACAATTCTCCATGCCGGATCTCTCGACGGATCCTCCGTCTAGTCCCACGGAAGAAAGTGTCAAAATGAACTCTCAAAGCAAGAGTCGGTCTGGATCGGAAAAAAATCTGAACACTCGTTATCATGAATATGAGGAGTTACCATGTATGTATGATGTGCCAAACAGAGGtatgaaacaaacaaacagcTCGCAGCAATCCAACGAGTATCGTTCTATCAGACCTATAGATCGCATGATAGGAAGTGGAAATCCGGAGTCTGCCAGATCTTTCCCAGAACTACGATACAATTCTATAAATACTTCTCCGCAAAATGTGCCACCGCCACAACAAAATGGACAGTTAAATGCTTTACCCCAAAATGTGAACAGTGGTTTACCTCCATTACCAGACAGTGCGAGGATGAACCCCGTAACTAGACCTCCGACGGGAAGAGTGCCTCTTCAAGTATCCGACTATCCCAGGAGCCAAAGTTTCGAAGGTCGACCTTCAGAAAGGGCACACAATCGACGTCACGGAAGACGGAGAAGTGACCGGATATCCAGGCGTGacccaggtcaaggtcattggtCCGATTCGAACAATTATCGTGATGACGATTATTGTAGCACTTGTTCTAGCTCTAGTGATTCCGATGATAGTTATTACTATGACGATAGAAATCAGGGCCTTGGAGCAAGGATATCGTACGTGGATGATATGAGTCTCTCGCTCGGAGCTAATAGTGCAATGCGTCAGCGAATGACAGGGCGACATAGAGTGAAACAGAAGCAGTGCGTTATATCCTGA
- the LOC125656986 gene encoding uncharacterized protein LOC125656986: MIHCGAILLWILRATAATKWRNCEEWRLHGYTKSASFNVDPSRDGNVLSVYCDMTSIPAQTVFNHDVIARTHLGHSINGWYGIVIPTYGVTMNDVERVMTLTSSCQQYIKYECNTSKLILQPTYSKWESRDSVMQYYWGDADMQSSYCACGLSSTCANPSKNCNCMAEDATLREDSGYLTDSSALPVTRVVIRMSKKASEGYLTIGPLICADVDPRSFIEKPGGITTAIICSILFLLFVFMITYACYKRRPCRKCGKCYRQRSKTILEKLPPQESPAVSTNITETEQTSSSMAEIPRGPLHAIMPPSWNVHNFPIQDYKPGELATLLGAQNEAELERLRMQLNTRPHHPSPMYDNHGSDKKEIVEPLKVTSEDTSQTNISSDHNVNFDGVLLVRSLIKREQAERLRNANHPQPQLQPDAVVHDSNTTSTRKNQLQPDAVVHDSSTTSTRKKQSAVSISNLEESSIKENTIKPDKQTESTEDRHDVDLSHFSQSHHLNHTNIQMVKDIIEQEKIERGSFLSTYDQNQSKMDISSTVDPRSKAVDQSNITQRSLDAQETEYNADWD, encoded by the exons ATGATACATTGCGGTGCCATATTGCTGTGGATCTTACGGG CAACAGCAGCGACAAAATGGCGAAACTGTGAAGAATGGCGATTGCACGGATATACGAAGAGCGCTTCTTTCAACGTGGACCCGAGCAGAGACGGGAACGTGTTATCCGTGTACTGTGACATGACGTCCATTCCCGCGCAGACGGTATTCAATCATGACGTCATTGCGAGGActcacttgggacactccatcAACGGCT GGTACGGTATAGTGATTCCGACGTATGGCGTCACAATGAATGACGTAGAACGGGTAATGACCTTGACATCAAGCTGTCAACAGTACATAAAATATGAATGCAATACTTCCAAACTGATTCTACAAC CAACGTATTCAAAATGGGAATCACGTGACTCCGTAATGCAATACTACTGGGGAGATGCTGATATGCAATCTAGCTATTGTGCGTGTGGCCTGTCAAGTACGTGTGCAAATCCCTCTAAAAACTGCAACTGTATGGCAGAAGACGCGACCCTACGAGAAGATAGCGGGTACCTGACGGACTCCAGCGCCCTCCCAGTGACGAGGGTGGTCATTAGAATGTCCAAGAAAGCATCGGAGGGATATTTAACAATAGGACCGCTGATTTGTGCAGACG TTGATCCCAGAAGTTTCATAGAAAAACCTGGCGGAATTACAACTGCCATCATCTGTTCAATTCTCTTCCTCCTATTTGTTTTCATGATCACGTATGCCTGTTACAAACGCCGTCCCTGTAGAAAATGCGGGAAGTGTTACAGACAGCGCTCCAAGAC CATACTTGAAAAACTTCCTCCACAAGAAAGTCCAGCGGTATCAACAAACATTACCGAGACGGAGCAGACGTCCTCATCAATGGCGGAGATACCGCGAGGCCCGCTTCATGCAATAATGCCGCCGAGCTGGAACGTACACAATTTCCCAATTCAGGATTATAAACCTGGGGAATTGGCCACACTTCTTGGAGCTCAGAACGAGGCTGAGTTAGAACGCCTACGAATGCAGCTGAACACAAGACCTCATCACCCGTCACCAATGTACGACAACCACGGAAGCGACAAGAAAGAAATCGTGGAACCCCTGAAAGTGACGTCAGAAGATACGTCACAGACCAATATAAGTTCTGACCACAACGTAAACTTTGACGGTGTGTTGTTGGTCAGATCACTTATAAAGCGAGAACAAGCGGAGAGACTGAGAAATGCCAATCATCCGCAACCACAGCTGCAGCCCGACGCAGTGGTCCATGACAGCAACACAACCAGCACCAGGAAGAACCAGCTGCAACCCGACGCAGTGGTCCATGACAGCAGCACAACCAGCACCAGGAAGAAACAGAGCGCAGTAAGCATTAGCAACCTTGAAGAATCCAGCATCAAAGAAAATACAATCAAACCAGACAAACAAACGGAGAGTACCGAGGACAGACACGATGTTGATCTCTCTCATTTCTCACAATCACACCACTTAAACCATACAAATATTCAGATGGTCAAAGATATTATTGAACAAGAAAAAATTGAAAGGGGGAGTTTTTTAAGCACATATGATCAGAACCAATCAAAAATGGATATCAGTTCTACAGTTGACCCAAGGTCAAAAGCAGTTGACCAATCAAACATTACTCAGCGGTCACTTGATGCTCAAGAAACTGAATATAATGCCGACTGGGACTAA
- the LOC125656982 gene encoding protein prickle-like isoform X1 encodes MANVGDTLMTDDERAILDPGVIPKTYNTSPPLAHQVSAGRPCSNCRELCPGFELHFWRKICKHCKCPPESHDMTSHGDHDRSLTRLNHDPKRNSTSDDDSGCPLEEYAWVPPGLKPEQVHQYFSCLPEDKVPFLNSVGEKYRVRQLLQQLPPHDNEVRYCNTLSEDEKRELRMFSVQRKREALGRGSVRPLPLTMQGVICCKCQQMISGGSMAVFASRAGHDKIWHPACFTCTTCDELLVDLIYFFKDEFLYCGRHHAELIKPRCGACDEIIFADECTEAEGRSWHMKHFCCFECDRQLGGQRYIMKEGRPYCCVCFERMYAEYCDTCGEHIGVDQGQMTHEGQHWHATERCFKCHTCQKSLLGQPFLPKHGVIYCSAACSRAASMQTQTPRRPEDYVHDINSMRLGSPVSHALQEQGTMGMQEALRQQYSLSDSLPSSDRDQGYATSSNSEVYAPGMYDTVRSQKSQGQSSGNYELNVDGLIDALPVPHEAKLKKRLSQFSMPDLSTDPPSSPTEESVKMNSQSKSRSGSEKNLNTRYHEYEELPCMYDVPNRGMKQTNSSQQSNEYRSIRPIDRMIGSGNPESARSFPELRYNSINTSPQNVPPPQQNGQLNALPQNVNSGLPPLPDSARMNPVTRPPTGRVPLQVSDYPRSQSFEGRPSERAHNRRHGRRRSDRISRRDPGQGHWSDSNNYRDDDYCSTCSSSSDSDDSYYYDDRNQGLGARISYVDDMSLSLGANSAMRQRMTGRHRVKQKQCVIS; translated from the exons gaAAATCTGTAAGCACTGTAAATGCCCTCCAGAATCCCATGACATGACTAGTCATGGCGACCATGACCGGAGCCTGACACGACTTAATCATGACCCCAAGCGGAATTCAACATCCGATGATGACAGCGGCTGCCCACTGGAGGAGTACGCTTGGGTCCCGCCTGGACTTAAACCAGAGCAG GTCCACCAATACTTCTCCTGCCTTCCTGAGGACAAGGTTCCCTTCCTGAATAGTGTTGGTGAAAAATACAGAGTCCGCCAGCTTCTGCAGCAGTTACCTCCCCATGACAATGAGGTCCGTTACTGTAACACCCTCTCCGAGGACGAGAAGCGGGAACTACGGATGTTCAGTGTCCAGAGGAAACGTGAAGCCCTGGGGAGGGGCAGCGTCAGACCACTCCCCCTTACCATGCAGGGGGTCATCTGCTGCAAG TGTCAACAGATGATATCGGGCGGTTCCATGGCGGTGTTTGCCTCCAGGGCTGGACACGACAAAATCTGGCACCCGGCGTGTTTCACCTGCACCACCTGCGACGAACTCCTGGTCGACCTCATATACTTCTTCAAAGACGAGTTCTTGTACTGTGGGAGGCACCATGCTGAACTTATAAAGCCTCGCTGTGGGGCCTGTGATGAG ATAATTTTTGCTGATGAGTGCACTGAGGCTGAGGGGAGGAGCTGGCACATGAAACATTTCTGTTGTTTTGAGTGTGATCGACAGCTTGGAGGCCAGCGGTACATAATGAAGGAAGGTCGACCGTACTGCTGTGTGTGTTTCGAGAGAATGTACGCAGAGTATTGCGACACTTGTGGTGAACACATCGGTGTGGATCAAGGGCAAATGACCCACGAAGGTCAACACTGGCATGCGACTGAACGCTGCTTTAAGTGTCACACGTGTCAAAAATCGTTACTAGGACAACCATTTCTACCCAAGCACGGAGTGATTTACTGTTCTGCAGCCTGTAGTCGGGCTGCTTCCATGCAGACGCAAACTCCCAGGCGACCTGAGGATTATGTGCATGATATAAATAGCATGCGATTGGGATCCCCAGTCAGCCATGCATTACAGGAGCAAGGAACCATGGGAATGCAGGAAGCTTTACGACAGCAATATTCTCTGTCCGACAGTCTGCCGTCGTCGGACCGTGACCAAGGATATGCCACCAGTAGCAACAGTGAAGTGTACGCACCCGGAATGTACGACACTGTTAGGTCCCAGAAGTCTCAAGGTCAGAGCAGTGGAAATTACGAACTGAATGTAGATGGTCTTATTGATGCTCTGCCTGTTCCACACGAAGCCAAACTCAAAAAGAGGCTGTCACAATTCTCCATGCCGGATCTCTCGACGGATCCTCCGTCTAGTCCCACGGAAGAAAGTGTCAAAATGAACTCTCAAAGCAAGAGTCGGTCTGGATCGGAAAAAAATCTGAACACTCGTTATCATGAATATGAGGAGTTACCATGTATGTATGATGTGCCAAACAGAGGtatgaaacaaacaaacagcTCGCAGCAATCCAACGAGTATCGTTCTATCAGACCTATAGATCGCATGATAGGAAGTGGAAATCCGGAGTCTGCCAGATCTTTCCCAGAACTACGATACAATTCTATAAATACTTCTCCGCAAAATGTGCCACCGCCACAACAAAATGGACAGTTAAATGCTTTACCCCAAAATGTGAACAGTGGTTTACCTCCATTACCAGACAGTGCGAGGATGAACCCCGTAACTAGACCTCCGACGGGAAGAGTGCCTCTTCAAGTATCCGACTATCCCAGGAGCCAAAGTTTCGAAGGTCGACCTTCAGAAAGGGCACACAATCGACGTCACGGAAGACGGAGAAGTGACCGGATATCCAGGCGTGacccaggtcaaggtcattggtCCGATTCGAACAATTATCGTGATGACGATTATTGTAGCACTTGTTCTAGCTCTAGTGATTCCGATGATAGTTATTACTATGACGATAGAAATCAGGGCCTTGGAGCAAGGATATCGTACGTGGATGATATGAGTCTCTCGCTCGGAGCTAATAGTGCAATGCGTCAGCGAATGACAGGGCGACATAGAGTGAAACAGAAGCAGTGCGTTATATCCTGA